In Kitasatospora sp. NBC_00240, the following are encoded in one genomic region:
- a CDS encoding pentapeptide repeat-containing protein: protein MPSSVPDQFDDLPYGHLLRPHDGPLRRDERYDTVHFDGGEYTDQAASGASFLECAFTAVAMSGVKLRQARFNEVWVQGSRWVACDLSESEWQDASVLGGVLAGVAAHGSALRRVVLRQCKLESVNLRAAVLRDVVFEDCVLRDVDFGDAKLTGVTFPGSTLEDVRLRGAKLSKTDLRGAVRLGLSDGHEGLRGALISSTQLFELAPQFAQALGITVKDR from the coding sequence ATGCCCTCGTCCGTGCCCGACCAGTTCGACGACCTGCCGTACGGCCACCTGCTCCGGCCGCACGACGGGCCGCTGCGGCGCGACGAGCGGTACGACACGGTGCACTTCGACGGCGGGGAGTACACCGACCAGGCCGCGTCCGGTGCGAGCTTCCTGGAGTGCGCGTTCACCGCGGTCGCGATGAGCGGCGTGAAGCTGCGCCAGGCGCGGTTCAACGAGGTGTGGGTGCAGGGCAGCCGATGGGTGGCCTGCGACCTGTCGGAGAGCGAGTGGCAGGACGCCTCCGTGCTCGGCGGGGTGCTGGCCGGGGTGGCGGCGCACGGATCGGCGCTCCGCCGGGTGGTGCTGCGCCAGTGCAAGCTGGAGTCGGTCAATCTGCGGGCGGCGGTGCTGCGCGACGTGGTGTTCGAGGACTGCGTGCTGCGGGACGTCGACTTCGGTGACGCCAAGCTGACCGGGGTGACCTTCCCCGGCTCCACCCTGGAGGACGTGCGGCTGCGCGGCGCCAAGCTGAGCAAGACCGATCTGCGCGGCGCCGTCCGGCTGGGGCTGTCCGACGGGCACGAAGGGCTGCGCGGGGCGCTGATCAGCAGCACCCAGCTGTTCGAGCTGGCGCCGCAGTTCGCCCAGGCGCTGGGCATCACCGTCAAGGACCGCTGA
- a CDS encoding phosphocholine-specific phospholipase C encodes MSELSRRKFMALSASAAAGAAVAGSAAVGAAAPASAAALTSTGTITDAQHIVVLMQENRSFDHYFGTLRGVRGFADRSAIQIAGGYSVFNQPNGLGRQYPWAFSATKPAGGADPERLAQCNGDLAHSWNDQHTAWNGGKLDSWVLAKGNVRTLGHLQRADIPFHFALAENWTICDAYFCSTLSATGPNRTFHWSGTIDPAGTAGGPAYNGGDESGLRWQTYAEALENAGVSWKVYQNAADNYGDNALAYFKQFTDAPAGSALAVKGMGSVPRVTGRTPDDIAAAIRADVLNGTLPQVSWVVADEASSEHPYATPNDGAHFVHMVMDALNADPNVFNSTIMFLNYDENDGFFDHVPPPSPPAGTAGEFYSNTAIGLGFRVPMIAISPWSRGGWVNSETFDHTSVLRFLERWTAAVGKPATCPNISAWRRKVTGDLTGVFDFAHPVYGMPALPNTDAVIGLSACGPLPNPAPVTNALPAQESGTRPARALPYQPNANLDHLEFGSGGVMKVWLKMSNTGTAATSAAHFAAYANAYRSGGPWQYTVDAGGEQSDFFNCGPGYGNGPYDLGVTGPNRFLRRFKGDATKAGRTAAVTASYAIEPGSGKLAIWFKLANSGTSAVTFTITSNNYRTGTWTYQVPAGGDVSDFFNAVAGQNGWYDFTVTVNSDSSWSQRFSGHLETGAASVTG; translated from the coding sequence ATGTCCGAGCTGAGCCGTAGAAAGTTCATGGCACTGTCGGCGAGCGCGGCGGCCGGAGCGGCGGTGGCGGGCAGCGCCGCCGTCGGCGCCGCCGCTCCCGCCTCGGCGGCGGCGCTCACGAGCACCGGCACCATCACCGACGCCCAGCACATCGTGGTGCTGATGCAGGAGAACCGCAGCTTCGACCACTACTTCGGGACGCTGCGCGGCGTACGCGGCTTCGCCGACCGCAGCGCGATCCAGATCGCCGGCGGCTACAGCGTCTTCAACCAGCCCAACGGCCTCGGCCGGCAGTACCCGTGGGCCTTCAGCGCCACCAAGCCGGCCGGCGGCGCCGACCCCGAGCGCCTGGCCCAGTGCAACGGCGACCTCGCGCACTCCTGGAACGACCAGCACACCGCCTGGAACGGCGGCAAGCTCGACTCCTGGGTGCTCGCCAAGGGCAACGTCCGCACCCTCGGCCACCTGCAGCGCGCCGACATCCCGTTCCACTTCGCGCTGGCCGAGAACTGGACCATCTGCGACGCCTACTTCTGTTCCACGCTGAGCGCCACCGGCCCCAACCGAACCTTCCACTGGAGCGGCACCATCGACCCGGCGGGCACCGCCGGCGGCCCCGCCTACAACGGCGGCGACGAGTCCGGGCTGCGCTGGCAGACCTACGCCGAGGCTTTGGAGAACGCCGGGGTCAGCTGGAAGGTCTACCAGAACGCCGCCGACAACTACGGCGACAACGCCCTCGCCTACTTCAAGCAGTTCACCGACGCCCCGGCCGGCAGCGCCCTGGCCGTCAAGGGCATGGGCTCGGTCCCCAGGGTCACCGGGCGGACGCCGGACGACATCGCCGCCGCGATCCGCGCGGACGTCCTCAACGGCACCCTCCCGCAGGTCTCCTGGGTGGTCGCCGACGAGGCCTCCTCCGAGCACCCGTACGCCACGCCCAACGACGGCGCGCACTTCGTCCACATGGTGATGGACGCGCTCAACGCGGACCCGAACGTCTTCAACTCCACCATCATGTTCCTCAACTACGACGAGAACGACGGGTTCTTCGACCACGTCCCGCCGCCCTCGCCGCCGGCCGGCACCGCCGGCGAGTTCTACAGCAACACCGCGATCGGCCTCGGCTTCCGCGTCCCGATGATCGCCATCTCCCCGTGGAGCCGCGGCGGCTGGGTCAACTCGGAGACCTTCGACCACACCTCGGTGCTGCGCTTCCTGGAGCGCTGGACGGCCGCCGTCGGGAAGCCGGCCACCTGCCCGAACATCAGCGCCTGGCGCCGCAAGGTCACCGGTGACCTCACCGGCGTCTTCGACTTCGCCCACCCGGTGTACGGGATGCCCGCGCTGCCCAACACCGACGCCGTGATCGGCCTCTCCGCCTGCGGTCCGCTGCCCAACCCGGCGCCGGTCACCAACGCGCTGCCCGCCCAGGAGTCCGGCACCCGACCGGCCCGCGCGCTGCCGTACCAGCCGAACGCCAACCTGGACCACCTGGAGTTCGGCTCGGGCGGCGTGATGAAGGTCTGGCTCAAGATGTCCAACACGGGCACCGCCGCCACCAGCGCCGCGCACTTCGCCGCGTACGCCAACGCCTACCGCAGCGGCGGGCCCTGGCAGTACACCGTGGACGCCGGCGGCGAGCAGAGCGACTTCTTCAACTGCGGCCCGGGCTACGGCAACGGCCCGTACGACCTCGGCGTCACCGGCCCCAACCGCTTCCTGCGCCGCTTCAAGGGCGACGCCACCAAGGCGGGCCGGACCGCCGCGGTCACCGCCTCCTACGCGATCGAGCCGGGCAGCGGCAAGCTGGCGATCTGGTTCAAGCTCGCCAACTCCGGCACCTCGGCGGTGACCTTCACCATCACCTCGAACAACTACCGCACCGGCACCTGGACGTACCAGGTGCCGGCCGGCGGCGACGTCAGCGACTTCTTCAACGCGGTGGCGGGCCAGAACGGCTGGTACGACTTCACCGTCACGGTGAACTCGGACAGCAGCTGGTCGCAGCGCTTCTCCGGTCACCTGGAGACCGGCGCGGCGAGCGTCACCGGCTGA
- a CDS encoding DUF1206 domain-containing protein codes for MAINSGRRGSLLSRGRRLGRGPVVRAAGRAGFTARGVIYVLVGVLAVRIALGGSDGKEADRSGAVAAIGEQPFGQVMLWALAAGLAGMALWRLSVAVLGRGTGEDGWTERAADLGRAVFNAFLCSGVLQTLLVGTGGTRSGDESSKEYTATVLGWPGGRWLVGAAGLAVIVTGVVLGVRAALRTFEKKLDTGAMGPRVRTAVRTLGVVGGGVRGLVFAGAGVFVLLAAVAFAPARAKGLDETLRSFAGTAAGPALLVAVGGGLALYGCFSFCQARWYRLR; via the coding sequence ATGGCCATCAACAGCGGTAGACGCGGCTCCCTCCTCTCCCGGGGACGGCGGCTGGGGCGCGGCCCGGTCGTGCGGGCCGCCGGGCGGGCCGGGTTCACGGCCCGCGGGGTGATCTACGTCCTGGTCGGCGTACTGGCGGTGCGGATCGCCCTCGGCGGCTCCGACGGCAAGGAGGCGGACCGCTCCGGGGCGGTGGCAGCCATCGGCGAGCAGCCGTTCGGCCAGGTGATGCTGTGGGCGCTGGCGGCCGGTCTGGCCGGGATGGCGCTGTGGCGGCTGTCGGTCGCCGTGCTCGGCCGGGGCACCGGTGAGGACGGCTGGACCGAGCGGGCCGCGGACCTCGGCCGGGCCGTCTTCAACGCCTTCCTCTGCTCCGGCGTGCTGCAGACCCTGCTGGTGGGCACCGGCGGGACACGCTCCGGCGACGAGTCGTCCAAGGAGTACACGGCGACGGTGCTGGGCTGGCCCGGCGGGCGGTGGCTGGTCGGCGCGGCCGGCCTCGCGGTGATCGTCACCGGCGTGGTGCTGGGCGTGCGCGCCGCGCTGCGGACGTTCGAGAAGAAGCTGGACACCGGCGCGATGGGCCCCCGGGTGCGTACGGCTGTCCGCACCCTCGGTGTGGTCGGCGGCGGGGTGCGCGGACTGGTCTTCGCCGGCGCGGGCGTGTTCGTCCTGCTGGCGGCGGTGGCCTTCGCCCCGGCCCGGGCGAAGGGCTTGGACGAGACGCTGCGCTCCTTCGCGGGCACGGCCGCGGGCCCGGCCCTGCTGGTCGCGGTCGGCGGCGGGCTGGCGCTGTACGGCTGCTTCTCGTTCTGCCAGGCCCGCTGGTACCGGCTGCGCTGA